The Pseudomonadota bacterium genome segment GAGAAACGCCATGAAAATGAACAAACTAAAGTTATTTAAACATGCAAAGAGACTTACTTTTGGTGCTTTGGCAGTCTGTCTGATTGCATCCGGCACCGTGACGGCAAAAGAAACCAATGTTGACCCTGAACTGCCTGTCTATCAACAGGTCTCCGGTGTCAGCGGCAACCTGGACAGCATCGGTTCGGACACCTTGAACAATCTCATGACCTACTGGGCGGAAGCATTTCGACAGAAAAATCCCAGCGTCCGGGTTCAGATTGAAGGAAAAGGCTCGAGCACCGCGCCTCCCGCCCTGATTGCCGGCACCGCCCAGCTTGGTCCAATGTCACGCAAGATGAAGAGCTCCGAAATTGACCAATTCGAGAAGAAATATGGCTTCAAGCCGACGGCAATCGGGGTTGCCCTCGATTCTCTGGCGGTTTACGTGCATAAAGACAACCCCATCGATTCCATGAGCCTTCCCCTGGTTGATGCTGTCTTTTCAAAGACCAGGAAAAGCGGGTATCCGAAAGACATTACCACCTGGTCTG includes the following:
- a CDS encoding phosphate ABC transporter substrate-binding protein, whose product is MKMNKLKLFKHAKRLTFGALAVCLIASGTVTAKETNVDPELPVYQQVSGVSGNLDSIGSDTLNNLMTYWAEAFRQKNPSVRVQIEGKGSSTAPPALIAGTAQLGPMSRKMKSSEIDQFEKKYGFKPTAIGVALDSLAVYVHKDNPIDSMSLPLVDAVFSKTRKSGYPKDITTWSDLGVVGGLGQQPISIYGRNSASGTYGYFKEHALYKGDYRDTVKEQPGSASVVMGVTEDLAGIGYSGIGYRTSGVKAIALSKKDGEQAFEPTMQNVLSGSYPLSRMLYIYVVKEPNKPLPKLQQEFLKFVLSKEGQEIVEKDGYLPLPAKVGAKELTKIQ